A genomic region of Ensifer adhaerens contains the following coding sequences:
- a CDS encoding outer membrane protein assembly factor BamE → MTKRYLRKNFKTLGRVAVVATIAGLTLSACQSANVGEVLHQGYVVDQETLNLVPVGSSREQVLLSLGTPSTTATFDNEVFYYISQTRKRPVAFMKPQLVDQSILAVYFDKEGTVSQLAHYTLKDGKVFDMLSRTTPTGGKETSFLGQLLSGPGAGQAAAKSLFKDFGSR, encoded by the coding sequence TTGACGAAGCGGTATTTGAGAAAAAACTTTAAAACCCTCGGCCGCGTGGCGGTCGTAGCTACCATCGCCGGTCTCACCCTTTCAGCCTGCCAGTCCGCCAATGTCGGTGAAGTCCTTCATCAGGGTTATGTGGTTGACCAGGAAACGCTCAACCTCGTCCCGGTCGGTTCCAGCCGCGAGCAGGTGCTCCTTTCGCTCGGCACGCCGTCGACGACCGCAACCTTCGACAACGAAGTGTTCTACTACATTTCGCAGACCCGCAAGCGTCCTGTCGCCTTCATGAAGCCTCAGCTGGTCGACCAGTCGATCCTGGCCGTTTACTTCGACAAGGAAGGCACCGTCAGCCAGCTCGCACACTATACGCTGAAGGATGGCAAGGTGTTCGACATGCTGTCGCGCACGACGCCGACCGGTGGCAAGGAAACGAGCTTCCTCGGCCAGCTGCTGAGCGGACCGGGCGCCGGTCAGGCTGCGGCAAAGAGCCTGTTCAAAGACTTCGGCAGCAGGTAG